Proteins from a single region of Electrophorus electricus isolate fEleEle1 chromosome 5, fEleEle1.pri, whole genome shotgun sequence:
- the araf gene encoding serine/threonine-protein kinase A-Raf translates to MSSTSSCSSSGENSPEDVPRGGGTIRVYLPNKQRTVVNVRPGQTVHDSLDKALKVRGLSQECCAVFRLLEGRKRLTEWNTDITPLVGEELLVEVLDDVPLTMHNFVRKTFFKLAYCDFCHKFLFNGFRCQTCGYKFHQHCSSKVPTVCVDMDTMTKRCVPTTEDYPQIPILMMPDANSISQSDIALTPEPPGPGMLSPPSAFHFPMPGADGQSLQRHRSTSTPNVHMISTLGPGAAGVIEEALKLNNTMGPEPSPKPSTSPPHLGSPGRKPPKSPSDHKERKPSSSDDKKRVHRVGYRDSSYYWEVHSREVTMQKRIGSGSFGTVYKGKWHGDVAIKILKVTEPTPEQLQAFRNEMQVLRKTRHVNILLFMGFMTKPHFAIITQWCEGSSLYRHLHVTETKFDTMRRIDVARQTAQGMDYLHAKNIIHRDLKSNNIFLHEGWTVKIGDFGLATVKSRWSGSQQVEQPSGSILWMAPEVIRMQDANPYTFQSDVYGYGVVLFELMSGTLPYSNINNRDQIIFMVGRGYLSPDLSKLYSNCPKSMKRLIIDCLKFKRDERPLFPQILVGIEQVQDLLPKIERSASEPSLHRAVHAEDLNPLLLHTTRFLPL, encoded by the exons ATGTCGTCCACGTCCTCCTGCTCGTCGTCGGGGGAGAACAGCCCAGAGGATGTGCCCCGAGGTGGGGGCACCATCCGCGTCTACCTCCCTAACAAGCAGCGCACGGTG GTGAATGTACGGCCAGGGCAGACAGTCCACGACAGCCTGGACAAGGCTCTGAAGGTGCGCGGCCTGAGCCAGGAGTGCTGCGCAGTCTTCCGCCTGCTCGAAGG CCGTAAGAGGCTAACGGAGTGGAACACTGACATCACGCCCCTCGTGGGGGAGGAGCTGCTGGTGGAGGTGTTGGATGACGTCCCTCTCACCATGCACAACTTC GTTCGTAAAACCTTCTTCAAGTTAGCGTACTGTGACTTCTGTCACAAATTCTTGTTCAACGGCTTCCGGTGTCAGACGTGTGGTTACAAATTCCACCAGCACTGCAGCAGCAAAGTGCCCACGGTGTGCGTGGACATGGACACCATGACCAAACG GTGTGTTCCCACTACAGAAGACTACCCCCAAATACCCATTCTAATGATGCCTGACGCTAACTCCATATCACAGAGCGACATAGCCTTAACCCCTGAGCCTCCTGG gccTGGGATGTTGTCCCCACCATCAGCGTTCCATTTCCCCATGCCGGGGGCGGATGGGCAGTCCCTGCAGAGACACCGATCCACTTCCACGCCCAACGTGCACATGATCAGCACGCTGGGGCCAGGCGCAGCTGGCGTCATCGAG GAGGCATTAAAACTCAACAACACGATGG GGCCAGAACCCTCCCCCAAGCCCTCGACCAGCCCTCCTCATCTGGGATCGCCGGGCCGAAAACCCCCCAAGTCGCCCTCGGACCATAAAGAGCGCAAGCCGTCCAGCTCCGATGACAAAAAGAGAGTG CACCGCGTGGGTTACCGGGACTCCAGCTACTACTGGGAGGTGCACTCGCGCGAGGTCACCATGCAGAAGCGCATCGGCTCCGGCTCCTTCGGCACCGTCTACAAGGGCAAGTGGCACGGCGACGTGGCCATCAAGATCCTCAAGGTGACGGAGCCCACGCCCGAGCAGCTGCAGGCCTTCCGCAACGAGATGCAGGTGCTGCG GAAGACGCGTCACGTCAACATCCTGCTCTTCATGGGCTTCATGACGAAGCCGCACTTCGCCATCATCACGCAGTGGTGCGAGGGTAGCAGCCTGTACCGCCACCTGCATGTCACCGAGACCAAGTTCGACACCATGCGCCGCATCGACGTGGCCCGCCAGACTGCTCAGGGCATGGA CTACCTTCATGCCAAGAACATCATTCATCGGGACCTGAAGTCTAATA ACATCTTCCTGCACGAGGGCTGGACGGTGAAGATTGGCGACTTCGGCCTGGCCACGGTGAAGTCGCGCTGGAGTGGTTCGCAGCAGGTAGAGCAGCCTAGTGGCTCCATCctgtggatg gcgcCGGAGGTGATTCGCATGCAGGATGCCAACCCTTACACCTTCCAGTCTGACGTTTACGGCTACGGAGTTGTGCTTTTCGAGCTCATGTCTGGGACACTGCCTTACTCAAACATCAACAATCGTGACCAg ATCATTTTTATGGTGGGCCGAGGCTACCTGTCTCCAGACCTCAGCAAACTGTACAGCAACTGCCCGAAGTCAATGAAGAGGCTGATCATCGACTGTCTGAAGTTCAAACGTGACGAGCGGCCCCTCTTCCCTCAG aTCCTTGTAGGCATTGAGCAGGTGCAGGACCTGCTCCCCAAGATCGAGCGGAGCGCTTCCGAGCCGTCCCTGCACCGTGCCGTCCACGCCGAGGACCTAAACCCTCTGCTCCTGCACACCACGCGCTTCCTACCCCTGTGA
- the zgc:64051 gene encoding leukocyte surface antigen CD53 — MSCLKCLKHTMCGVNFIFFICGITILGFGIYLNTTFKYNSLLPSLPAMSFPNIFFIIGIFITCLSFLGFLGALKENRCLLLSFFTLLFLLMLIKLILACLLLMYEKELDTIIMKELNKSLEKAKNNTGMDDWDTIQKALQCCGVSNSSNWNKNIPDSCCKEPCKEEKSTYWEKGCYDMLKELIENNLLNIGIGIICVCSIEVLAMCFSLTLFCHIKNSGLGYK; from the exons ATGTCCTGCCTAAAGTGCCTGAAACACACCATGTGTGGGGTGAACTTCATCTTCTTT ATCTGTGGCATCACCATCTTGGGGTTCGGGATCTACCTGAACACGACGTTCAAGTACAActcccttctcccctctctcccggCCATGAGCTTCCCCAACATCTTCTTCATCATCGGCATCTTCATCACCTGCTTGTCCTTCCTGGGTTTCCTGGGGGCCCTCAAGGAGAACCGCTGCCTCCTACTTTCC TTTTTCACGCTGCTGTTCCTGTTGATGCTGATTAAGCTGATTTTGGCCTGCCTCCTGCTCATGTACGAGAAAGAG TTGGACACGATCATTATGAAAGAACTTAATAAGAGTTTGGAAAAGGCAAAGAACAATACAGGCATGGACGATTGGGACACCATTCAGAAAGCC TTGCAATGCTGTGGGGTAAGCAACTCATCCAACTGGAACAAAAACATACCGGACTCATGCTGTAAAGAACCCTGCAAAGAAGAGAAGTCTACTTACTGGGAAAAG GGTTGTTATGACATGCTGAAGGAGTTGATTGAAAATAATCTTCTAAACATCGGGATTGGTATCATCTGCGTGTGCAGCATTGAG GTGCTGGCCATGTGTTTTTCATTGACCCTCTTCTGTCACATCAAAAATTCTGGACTGGGGTACAAGTGA
- the lman2lb gene encoding lectin, mannose-binding 2-like b: MAATMNKFNKHNVIFLLMKSSSRHFGKNARSHFLLALLLTLAGRSGGDDDYHKDEFLKREYSLSKPYQGLGSSSSYHWDLLGTAVITPEYVRLTPDLQSRLGAVWSRIPCYIRDWELRVQLNIHGQGKKNLNGDGVAVWLTRERMQTGPVFGNMNLFTGLGIFIDTYPNEDKQNERVFPYISAMVGNGSVVYDHDQDGRNADLGGCAVSVRNIEYDTFVLVRYMRNMLTIMTDIEGKQEWKECLEVPGVHLPQGYYFGVSSITGDLSDNHDLISLKLFELTVERSPEEMENEQEVTIPSVDYREVPVEVTDEGRSILTLLFLFLFSVAGLVIFIMAVLIIYQRWKERSRKRFY, translated from the exons ATGGCGGCTACTATGAACAAGTTTAACAAACATAACGTCATTTTTCTACTTATGAAGAGTTCCTCACGTCATTTTGGAAAGAACGCCAGATCCCATTTTCTGCTAGCACTGCTTCTTACGCTGGCCGGCCGCAGTGGTGGGGATGATGACTATCACAAGGATGAATTTCTGAAGAGGGAATATTCGCTGAGCAAGCCTTACCAAG GTCTAGGATCTTCTAGCTCCTACCACTGGGATCTACTGGGCACTGCGGTGATCACACCGGAGTACGTGCGCTTGACCCCGGACCTGCAGAGCCGACTCGGCGCTGTGTGGAGTCGCATA cctTGTTACATCAGGGACTGGGAGCTCCGAGTGCAGTTGAATATCCACGGGCAGGGTAAGAAGAATCTAAACGGAGATGGGGTGGCTGTCTGGCTCACCAGAGAGCGCATGCAAACAG gccCAGTGTTTGGGAACATGAATCTTTTCACTGGTCTGGGCATATTTATAGACACGTATCCCAatgaagacaaacaaaatgag agggtGTTTCCCTACATCTCAGCAATGGTGGGGAATGGCTCTGTTGTTTACGATCACGACCAGGACGGAAGGAACGCAGACTTGGGTGGGTGTGCAGTGTCCGTGCGTAACATCGAGTACGACACGTTCGTCCTGGTCCGCTACATGAGGAACATGCTGACG ATCATGACAGACATCGAGGGGAAGCAGGAATGGAAGGAGTGCCTGGAGGTCCCTGGGGTGCACCTGCCCCAGGGCTACTACTTCGGAGTCTCGTCCATCACTGGGGACCTGTCAG ACAACCATGACCTGATCTCCCTAAAGCTGTTCGAGCTGACTGTGGAGCGCAGTCCTGAGGAGATGGAGAATGAGCAAGAGGTCACGATACCCAGCGTGGACTACCGCGAGGTCCCTG TGGAAGTGACAGACGAGGGCAGGAGTATACttaccctcctcttccttttcctgttctcGGTGGCTGGCCTCGTCATCTTCATCATGGCCGTGCTCATCATCTACCAGCGGTGGAAGGAGCGCAGCCGAAAGCGCTTCTactga